The nucleotide sequence GATGCCCGACTGCATGTCGGCCATGAAGAAGTTGAGCGCGAACAGCGGCCAGAGGCGTAGCGGGGAGGGGGAGCGCGATGTCATCGAAACGCTGAACGTGATACTGTCAAATCGAATTTGGTCTCGTGCAATGGTGATAACGAGCTTCAGTTGATCGCGCCGGCGCGGACGAAGACCTAACCGGCGGTGATCGCGTTGGTTCCGTCCCCCTTGCGGTCACGGCGTCGCGGTGTCACCTCATTGCTATCCCGTCGTCTCTTTCGGATCACGCCATGCCCCTCTGGACCTGCGAAACCTGCGGCGCGCAATTCCCGAACGGCGGGACGCCGCCGACCTCCTGTCCGATCTGCGAAGATGAGCGGCAGTTCGTGAACTGGAACGGACAGACCTTCCTCACCCGAGAGACGCTGGCCGAGCGCCATCGCCTGGTCTGGCGCGACGATCTCGGCCTCACCGGCCTCGCGCTCGAGCCGAGCTTTGCGATTGGCCAGCGCGCGCTGTTGGTGCCGCTCGGCGACGGCTGTGTGATGTGGGACTGCGTGCCGCTGGCAACGCCGGAGGCGATCGCGCAGGTGCGCACCCTCGGCGGGCTGAAGGCGATCGCGATATCGCATCCGCATTACTATGGCGCGCTTGCCGATTGGAGCGAGGCGTTCGGCGGCATTCCGGTCTATCTGCACGCGGATGATCGCCAATGGGTGACGCGCCCCCATGCCTCGATCGTGCACTGGACCGGGAATAGCAATCGCATCTCGGACGACGTGCTGCTCCTGCGCACCGGCGGCCACTTCGCAGGCGCCACCATGCTGCATTGGTCACGCGGCGCGGAGGGCAAAGGCGCGCTGCTTACCGGCGACATCGCGCAGGTGACGATGGACCGCCGCTTCGTCAGCTTCATGTATTCCTATCCGAACTACATGCCGCTCAATGCCGCCGCGGTGCACCGCATCGCTGCCGCGGTCGCGCCGCTCACCTTCGACCGCATCTACGGCGCCTGGTGGGGACGCAACATCGCTGAAGGCGCCAAGGCCGCGTTCGTGGCATCGGTGGAGCGATATATCGCGGCCATCGCCTAAAGCCGCGCGTGGATCAGAATGCGTCTTGCCTTCGCCAAATAACTGTACTAATAGTACAGTTATTAAGCGCGGCGCAACGATGCGTTTGCTGGTTAGGCATGATCGATGCATCGTCGTTTCAGCGGCGCGTTCTGTGGCCGCGCGAGCGGGAGTTGGGCGCATGATGACGCAGCGCGACTACGAGATATTCGAGGCCGGCGACGTCACGCTTCAGTCGGGCACAGTCTTCCCCGCGATGAGGCTCGCCTACAAGACCTATGGCACGTTGAGCCCGGCGAGGGACAACGTCATCCTCTATCCGACCTCGTTCAGCGCGCAGCACTACGACACCGAGTGGCTGATCCAGGTGGGCGGCGCGCTCGATCCCGAGCGCTACTTCATCATCATTCCGAACCTGTTCGGCAACGGCCTGTCGTCCTCGCCGTCGAACTCCGCCGCGCCGTTCCCGAAACTGACCTATCACGATGCGATCGCGGTCCAGCACCGTCTGCTCACCGAGCGCTTCGGCATCTCAAAGCTCGCGCTGGTCTATGGCTGGTCCATGGGTGCGATGCAGGCCTATCATTGGGCAGCTTCTCATCCTGATATGGTCGAGCGCGCCGCGGTGGTCTGCGGCAGCGCCCGCTGCGCGCCCTATAATCATGTTTTTCTCGAAGGCGTGAAGGCCGCGCTGACCGCCGATCCCGCCTTCCGCGATGGCCGCTTCGTCGAAAGACCCGTCGCCGGCTTCCGCGCGATGGGGCGGGTCTATGCCGGCTGGGCGATGTCGCACGGCTTCTATCGCGACGAGGTCTGGCGCGAGGCCGGCTTCACCTCGCTGGAAGACTATCTCGTCCGCGCCTGGGACGGCACCTTCGCGCGGCGCGACGCTAACGATCTCCTGGCGCAGATCGATATCTGGCAGAACGGCGACATCGGCCGCTGCGCCGCCTTCGGCGACGATTTCGACCGCGCGCTCGCGGCGATCAAGGCGCATATACTGCTGATGCCGGGCGCGACCGATGGCTACTTCGATGTGCGCGACAATGAGGACGAACTCGGCCGGCTCGCGGGCGCCCGCTCCGCGGTGCTGCATCCGATCCCGTCGATCCACGGCCATCGCGCCGGCAATCCGGTCAACAATCCGCGCGATCACGCCTTCATCAAGGCGGAGATTGCCGAGCTTCTCCGCAAGTAACGCGAGGCGCCGATCATGACTGACGCAACCGTCTCAAAGCCCGGCCACCGCCTGAAGCCGCTGACGCCGGCGATGCTGCGTGAATTGTCGGTCCGCTCCAACCTCAAGGGTTCTGTGCGCAGCCTCGGCCATTATGGCGTGATCGTGCTGGTCGGCGCGCTGATCTGGAAGGTCGATTCAAGCTATGGTGTGCTGCGGGCGCTGCCGCTGATGGCGGTGCAGGGTTACTTCGTCGCCTTCCTGTTCATGGCGGTGCACGAGACCGCGCATAAGACGGCTTTCAGGAGTCGCGGCCTCAACCTCGCGGTCGGCTATCTCTCGGCCTTCACGATCGGATTGCCTTACGAATATTACTGCCTGTTTCACTGGGACCACCATCGCTACACCCAGGATCCGGAGAAGGATCCGGAGCTGATCGTCGGCGTAAAGCCGACATCCGATACGCAGCTCGCGATCGCCTATAGCGGCCTGCTCCAGGTCGCCGGCCGTCTCCGGCTGATGCTCGGCCATGCCGTCACCGGCAAGGTCACCGTGCCCTGGATCCCAGCGAACAAGCGCGCCATCATCGTTCTCGAAGCGCGCGCCTATCTCGCGCTCTATATCGCGCTGCTCGCGATGTCGCTGTGGTTCTCCTCTGCGCTGCTGCTCTGGGTCTGGATTATCCCGCTGCTCATCGGGCAATTCTTCCTGCGGCCGTATCTCTATGCCGAGCATACCGGGTGCGAGCGCACCCGCAGCGCCTTCCACAACACCCGCACCACCTATACCGGCGCCATCGTCAAATGGTTCGCGTGGAACATGCCCTACCACGTCGAGCACCACGCCTATCCCACGATCCCGTTTCACGCGCTGCCGAAGCTCAATGGCATCGTCGACGACGAGATCATCTATCGCGGCCGCGGCTACATCAGGACGACGCGCGAGACCTGGGCCTGGTTTCGCGGGCAGCGGCAGGGGTGAGGCGGGATTGCGCGACGAATACCCGTTGCCGCTGTTTTGCCCGACGTGTCAAACGGTTTTGCGGGCGCGCGAGGCATCGTTCCGCTCTGCCAAGCTACTTTGCATGGGGTTGTTTTTCAGATTTTCACAGGGGGCGGCCTAACGCGGCCTCAACACCAGATCGACCAGGCTCCGCGCATAGGCCGGCGTGATCGGGGCGATGCCGAAGACGTAGCGGTAGAACAGGCTGCCGTAGATGGCATCGTAGAGGTCTTCGGCCGGACCTTCGGCCATGATGCTGCCGTCCACCTGGCCTGCGGCGATCATCTCCACCAACGCATCGCGGCGGAACTGCAGATAGCGTGCATAGAACAGCTCCGCCGATCCGGTCTTCGAGATGCATTCGGAGATCACCGCGAGCTGCACCTTGCCGAACTCGCCTTGCAACGCCTCGGCATAGGCCGAAGCATGGCGACGGGCTCGCGCCGCGTGCGTGCCGGAAGTCGCCGGCGGCAGTGGCAGCATTTGCGCGGCGTGGTGAAGGAAGGCGTCGATCAGGAGCGCTTCGCGCGACGGCCACCATTTGTAGATCGTCATCTTGGAGACGTTGGAGCGGCGCGCGACCGCGTCGATGGTGGTGGCAGCAAGGCCCGTCGCCGCCATCAGCGTGTAGGCGCTTTCGAGGATGGCATTGGTGGTCTCGACCGAGCGGGGGCGGCCACGCCGCGGCGCCGTGTCAGCCGCTTCACTCGTGCCTTTCGCCATGGCCTCGCCCGGTCCTGTTGCGCGGCGCCGCCGTCGCGCTGCGGCCGCTCCGCTCGGCATAGCGCAGCCGCTGCGCCCGGCCTAGCGGAAATCGCGAAGCCTTGCGGCTAGGCGCGCTGCCGCAAGGCTGCGGGCAGGTCCTGCCGCTTCGACCAGGAGATGTAATAGGCGACCGCGGTCATGGCGGCGAAGCCGGCGAGGCTCACCACGATCTGCATCACCACCAGATTGGGCCCGGTGATCAGGACGAGGTGGCCGGCAAACGACAGGAACACGCCGACGCAGAACACCGCGAGCCACTCCTCGCCGCATCTGATGACCGGCTGCAGCGACTTCCATTGCAAGGCCGGATGGTCGGCCCGCACCAGATGCGCGGCGAGGAAGGCGAGTGCGAGGAAATGCACCACGCGGTAAGGCGCGAGGTTCTCCCGGTCGGTCAGCGTGATGCCGTTGAGCAAGACATCCGGCAGGTATGCGGCAAGCGCCGGCGAATGCCGCATCAGCATTACCGCCATCGCGAACAGGAGATAGGCGCCCGCGAGCACGCGCAACCAGGCCATGCCGTGCAGTGCGCGGCTGGGCGCGCCGGTCACGGCGAACCAGCCGCCCAGCACCATCAGCATCTGCCAGCAGAACGGATTGAAGGTCCATTCCTGGTCCGGATAGAGGCGAAAGCTCCAGTCGAACCAGCGCGCGGCGACATACAAGGCGACCGAAGCGGCAAGCATCAGGTTCGGGCGCCGCAACAGACCCCACAACGCGAGCGGAAAGAATGCCATCAGCGGGATCATCAGTTGCAAGAGGTCGAGGTTCAGCGGTTCCTCCTGCAGCACCAGCCCGCGCACCAGGATTCGCAGCGGATGCTCAAGGATGCCGGAGATGTTGTATTCGTGGATGATCTCCGGCGCCATCGATTGCGAGGCGACATAGGCGATGGCGTCGATGTAGATCACGAACAGCACGACATAGGCGGCATAGAGCCGCCAGACGCGGCGGAAGATCCGCGTCACCGCGACGACGTAGCCGCGTTCCACTGCCATCTTGGCGTGGATGATGGCAACGCCATAGCCGACCACGAACACAAAAAGGTCGGCGGCGCCGCTGAAGCCGAAATTACGCAATGTCAGCAGGTTGGCAACATTGTTCGGGATGTGGTCGATGAAAATCGACCAGTTGGCAATCCCGAGCGTCAAATAGAGCCGGGCATCGTGCTGAAATGCGGCGAGGTTCGCCTTGACCGACGGTTTCATCGCAAAAAATGGCGTTTGGAATCAGGGGCGCTGCTTTTAGCGGCAACGATCGCCCTATCCGAGTAGCGATTGCGTGAACGCAGGCCCGGCTCGTTCGGGGACGAAAAATTTCGCGCATCGACCTGTCGATTTCCCGCAACCCCGTTCGTCTTGCAGCCAGCGCAACTTCTGCAAAAGGGGAAACGACATGAGCTCCTATCGTTGGATGATCGTGGCCTGCGGGGCCCTGATGACCTGCGTCGGCATCGGCGCGATGTTCTCGCTCGCGGTCTATCTTCAACCGATGTCGGTCGACACCGGCTGGTCGCGGACCGGCATTTCGAGTGCCATGACGATCGACTTCCTGGTGATGGGCGCCGCCGGCTTCGGCTGGGGCGCGCTGTCGGATCGCATCGGCCCGCGCGCGGTGACGCTGGCCGGCGCGTGCCTGCTCGGGCTCGGCCTCGTGCTGGCGAGCGGGACGACGTCGCTGATCTCGTTTCAGCTCACCTATGGCGTGCTGGTCGGGCTTGCGGCCGGCGCCTTCTTCGCGCCGATGATCGCAGCCGCCACCGGCTGGTTCGAGCCCAAGCGCAGGAGCCTTGCGGTGTCGCTGGTTTCCGCCGGTATGGGCGTTGCGCCGATGACGATTTCGCCGTTCGCACGCTACTTGATCTCGACTTATGATTGGCGCACGGCGATGATGACGATCGGCATCGCCGCGTGGGTCCTGCTGATCCCAACCGCGCTGCTCGTGCGGCGCGCACCGGTGGAGCGAGCATCAGGTCCAGCGCGCGCCGTCGACGAGCCCAAGCTCAGCGTCGGAGAGGCGCTGCGCTCGCCGCAGTTCATCGTGCTCGCGCTCACCTTCTTCCTGTGCTGCGGCGCGCATTCGGGTCCGATCTTCCACATGGTGAGCTACGCGATCGGCTGCGGCATCGCTCCGCTCGCGGCGGTGTCGATCTACAGCGTCGAAGGCCTGTCCGGACTCGGCGGGCGCCTGCTGCTTGGTCTGCTCGCCGATCGTTTCGGTGCAAAGCCCGTGCTGATCTCGGGGCTCCTGGTGCAATCCCTATGCATCGCGGCCTATCTGTTCGTGAACCGGCTCGAGGCGTTCTATGCGATCGCCGTCGTGTTCGGCACGGCCTATGGCGGCGTGATGCCGCTCTATGCGGTGCTGGCGCGGGAATCTTTCGGCCAGCGCATCATGGGCACCGTGTTCGGCGCCATGACCATGGTCTCGGCGATCGGGATGGCTTTCGGCCCCTGGGCCGGCGGGCGCATCTTCGATGCCAACAATAGCTATGCCTGGCTCTATCTCGGTGCCTCCGGCGTCGCGCTCGCGGCCGTGCTGGTGGCGCTGGTGTTCTCGCCGCGACGCGAGGAGCGGCTACTTCAGCCGGCGTGATCGTCCGGCTTGCGATACGACCGCGCAGGCGTCCTGTCGCCTGCGCTACATGGCCCGGCCGCGGTCCTCTATGGGCGGGCGCCGCCGGCCGGGGGCGGGGGAGGGGCAGCTTCCTCATCACATCCTCTTGATCCCCCGTCCCCTCGCGCTATATCCCGGTTTTCTCCTCTTCGATTTGACCGGGTAAACGCATGACGACCACAGATACGGCTGCGCATACGCAGCCCTTCCAGGCCGAGGTTTCCGAGCTCCTGCACCTGATGGTGCACTCCGTCTATTCGGAGACCGACATCTTCCTGCGCGAGCTCGTCTCCAACGCCTCGGACGCCTGCGACAAGCTCCGCTACGAGGCGATTGCCAATCCGGCGCTCCTGGGCGAGGGCGACGCCCTCAAGATCCGCATTGTTCCGAACAAGACCGCCAGGACGCTCACGATCGCCGACAACGGCATCGGCATGGAGCGGCAGGAGCTGATCGACCATCTCGGCACCATCGCCCGCTCCGGCACCAAGGCCTTCGTAGCGAAGCTGAAAGAGGCCAAGGACGGCCTCGGGCTGATCGGTCAGTTCGGCGTCGGCTTCTATTCAGCCTTCATGGTGGCCGAGAAGATCGTCGTCATCAGCCACCGTGCCGGCGAGAGCGACGTCTGGACCTGGACGTCCTCCGGCGGCTCCGGCTTCGAGATCGCCCGTGCGGGCGAGGAGGACGCCGCCCGCGTGAGGCGCGGCACCGAGATCGTCCTGCACCTGAAGGACGATGCCAAGAAATACCTCGAGACCTACGAGATCGAGCGCGTCGTCGGCGCCTATTCCGACAACATCCTCTTTCCGATCGAGCTCGTGCCGGAAGAGGGCGAGCCGCGCCAGATTAATTCGGCGAGCGCGCTGTGGCAGCGATCGAAATCCGAGCTGACGGCGGAAGACTACAAGAAGGCCTATCAGCAAATCGCGCCCGCTTTCGACGATCCCGCGATGACGCTGCACTATCGCGCTGAGGGCCGCTATTCCTACGCGGTACTGCTGTTCGCGCCGTCGACAAAGCCATTCGACCTGTTCGAGCCCTCACGCAAGGGCCGCGTCAAGCTCTATGTCCGCCGCGTCTTCATCACCGATGATGCCGACCTGTTGCCCGGCTATCTGCGGTTTATCCGCGGCGTCGTCGACAGCGAGGATTTGCCGCTCAACATCTCCCGAGAGATGCTCCAGAACAATCCGCAGCTCGCGCAGATCCGGAAGGCGGTGGCGACCCGCGTCGTCAACGAGCTCGAAAGCCTCGCCGAGAAGGACGCGGAGAACTTCACCAAGATCTGGGACGCCTTCGGCGCGGTGTTGAAAGAGGGCATCTACGAGGACTTCGAGCGCCGCGAAAAGCTGCTCGCGTTGTCGCGCTTCACCACCACCTCCGGCGAGAAGCGCTCGCTCAAGGACGTCGTCGCCGCCTTCAAGCCCAACCAGACCGAGATCTACTATCTCGTCGGCGACAGCATCGAGCGGCTGAAGTCCAGTCCGCGGCTCGAGGCGGCGACTGCGCGGGGCATCGAGGTGCTGCTGCTCTCCGATCCTGTCGATGCCTTCTGGACCTCGATGCCGATGGAGTTCGACGGCAAGCCGCTAAAGTCGCTGAGCCAGGGCGATCTCAACCTCGACCTGATCCCGCGCGTCGACGAGAAAGACGAGGCCAAGAAGGACGAGCCGGCCGCCGATGAGGCTGCCACCATCGCCGTGATCAAGGCTTCGCTCGGCGAGCGCGTCAGCGACGTCAAGGCGTCCACGCGCCTGACCGCCTCCGCCTCTTGCCTCGTCGCCAGCACCGAGGGCCCGAGCCGCGAGCTCGAGCGTATCCTGGCGCAGCAGAACCGCGGCATGCGTACCAAGCCGATCCTCGAGATCAACCTGCGCCATCCGATGGTTGCGGCGATCACCCGGGCCCAGGCCGGCTCCAAGCTGGTCGACGACCTCAGCCTGCTGCTGCTCGAGCAGGCACAGATCCTCGACGGCGAACTACCGGAAGACCCAGCCGCCTTCGCCACCCGGTTGAACCGGCTGGTGCTGCAGGGGCTGGGCAGTTAGCTGCCGTAGCCGAACGCTATCGCCGCGCGTCCGGCTGCGCTCCTTCCCCCTTGCCGGGGAGAGGGGTGGCCCGGCAAAAGGTATCCGTCGTCTTCCCGAAAAACGCAGCGTAATTCGTCCAACAGAGAGAGCGTGCCGTGTGGCACCCTCTCCCTAGCCCTCCCCCGCAAGGGGGGAGGGAACGCATCTCGCGTCTCTTCACTCGTCATTGCGAGGAGCAAAGCGACGAAGCAATGCGGGACTACTTCCGCGGAGACAGTCTGGAATGCTTCGCTGCGCTCGCAATGACGGAGCCGGTGGCACGCCGCCCTTACTCCGCCGCATCCTTCCGCTCCTCGCGCTCCACCTTCACCTCCGGCTTCTTCTCCATCCAGCGTAACAGCAGGTTGGAGAAGCGGTCGAGATAGAGATAGACGACCGGCGTCGTGAACAAGGTCAGTGCCTGGCTCACCAGCAGGCCGCCGACCATGGCATAGCCGAGCGGCTGGCGGATCTCGGCGCCGGTGCCGCTGCCGAGCATCAAGGGAACGCCGCCGAGCAGGGCCGCCATCGTCGTCATCATGATCGGGCGGAAGCGCAACAGCGCCGCCTGGCGGATCGACTGCTCCGGCGTCAGATGCTGCTCGCGCTCGGCGGCGATCGCGAAGTCCACCATCATGATGCCGTTCTTCTTGACGATGCCGATCAGAAGGATGATGCCGATCAGGGCGATGAGGCTGAAATCGAAGCCGAAGATCATCAGGATCGCGATCGCGCCGACGCCGGCCGACGGCAGCGTGGAGAGGATGGTCAGCGGGTGGATGTAGCTCTCATAGAGCACGCCCAGGACCAGGTAGACCACAACGAGCGCGGCGAGGATCAGCATCGGCACGCTGCTCAGCGATTGCTGGAACGCCTGCGCGGTGCCTTGGAAGGCTGTCGCCAACGTCGGCGGCGCGCCCATGTCGCCGACGGCGCGCAGCACCGCGTCGGTCGCCTGTCCCAGCGCCACGCCCTCGGCGAGGTTGAAGCTGATCGTCACCGCCGGAAACTGGCCCTGATGCGCGATCGCGAGCGGCCGCACCGGCTCGTTGGTCCAGGTGCAGATAACCGAGAGCGGCACCTGCTCGCCGGTCAGCGGCGACTTGATGTAGACCTTGTCGAGCGTGTCGAGCTTGCCCTGCAGGTCGGGCGTGATCTCGAGGATCACGTGATAGCTGTTGGTCTGGG is from Bradyrhizobium sp. ISRA430 and encodes:
- a CDS encoding alpha/beta fold hydrolase — encoded protein: MMTQRDYEIFEAGDVTLQSGTVFPAMRLAYKTYGTLSPARDNVILYPTSFSAQHYDTEWLIQVGGALDPERYFIIIPNLFGNGLSSSPSNSAAPFPKLTYHDAIAVQHRLLTERFGISKLALVYGWSMGAMQAYHWAASHPDMVERAAVVCGSARCAPYNHVFLEGVKAALTADPAFRDGRFVERPVAGFRAMGRVYAGWAMSHGFYRDEVWREAGFTSLEDYLVRAWDGTFARRDANDLLAQIDIWQNGDIGRCAAFGDDFDRALAAIKAHILLMPGATDGYFDVRDNEDELGRLAGARSAVLHPIPSIHGHRAGNPVNNPRDHAFIKAEIAELLRK
- a CDS encoding MFS transporter gives rise to the protein MSSYRWMIVACGALMTCVGIGAMFSLAVYLQPMSVDTGWSRTGISSAMTIDFLVMGAAGFGWGALSDRIGPRAVTLAGACLLGLGLVLASGTTSLISFQLTYGVLVGLAAGAFFAPMIAAATGWFEPKRRSLAVSLVSAGMGVAPMTISPFARYLISTYDWRTAMMTIGIAAWVLLIPTALLVRRAPVERASGPARAVDEPKLSVGEALRSPQFIVLALTFFLCCGAHSGPIFHMVSYAIGCGIAPLAAVSIYSVEGLSGLGGRLLLGLLADRFGAKPVLISGLLVQSLCIAAYLFVNRLEAFYAIAVVFGTAYGGVMPLYAVLARESFGQRIMGTVFGAMTMVSAIGMAFGPWAGGRIFDANNSYAWLYLGASGVALAAVLVALVFSPRREERLLQPA
- a CDS encoding MBL fold metallo-hydrolase, with amino-acid sequence MPLWTCETCGAQFPNGGTPPTSCPICEDERQFVNWNGQTFLTRETLAERHRLVWRDDLGLTGLALEPSFAIGQRALLVPLGDGCVMWDCVPLATPEAIAQVRTLGGLKAIAISHPHYYGALADWSEAFGGIPVYLHADDRQWVTRPHASIVHWTGNSNRISDDVLLLRTGGHFAGATMLHWSRGAEGKGALLTGDIAQVTMDRRFVSFMYSYPNYMPLNAAAVHRIAAAVAPLTFDRIYGAWWGRNIAEGAKAAFVASVERYIAAIA
- a CDS encoding TetR/AcrR family transcriptional regulator encodes the protein MAKGTSEAADTAPRRGRPRSVETTNAILESAYTLMAATGLAATTIDAVARRSNVSKMTIYKWWPSREALLIDAFLHHAAQMLPLPPATSGTHAARARRHASAYAEALQGEFGKVQLAVISECISKTGSAELFYARYLQFRRDALVEMIAAGQVDGSIMAEGPAEDLYDAIYGSLFYRYVFGIAPITPAYARSLVDLVLRPR
- a CDS encoding OpgC domain-containing protein, giving the protein MKPSVKANLAAFQHDARLYLTLGIANWSIFIDHIPNNVANLLTLRNFGFSGAADLFVFVVGYGVAIIHAKMAVERGYVVAVTRIFRRVWRLYAAYVVLFVIYIDAIAYVASQSMAPEIIHEYNISGILEHPLRILVRGLVLQEEPLNLDLLQLMIPLMAFFPLALWGLLRRPNLMLAASVALYVAARWFDWSFRLYPDQEWTFNPFCWQMLMVLGGWFAVTGAPSRALHGMAWLRVLAGAYLLFAMAVMLMRHSPALAAYLPDVLLNGITLTDRENLAPYRVVHFLALAFLAAHLVRADHPALQWKSLQPVIRCGEEWLAVFCVGVFLSFAGHLVLITGPNLVVMQIVVSLAGFAAMTAVAYYISWSKRQDLPAALRQRA
- the htpG gene encoding molecular chaperone HtpG, whose amino-acid sequence is MTTTDTAAHTQPFQAEVSELLHLMVHSVYSETDIFLRELVSNASDACDKLRYEAIANPALLGEGDALKIRIVPNKTARTLTIADNGIGMERQELIDHLGTIARSGTKAFVAKLKEAKDGLGLIGQFGVGFYSAFMVAEKIVVISHRAGESDVWTWTSSGGSGFEIARAGEEDAARVRRGTEIVLHLKDDAKKYLETYEIERVVGAYSDNILFPIELVPEEGEPRQINSASALWQRSKSELTAEDYKKAYQQIAPAFDDPAMTLHYRAEGRYSYAVLLFAPSTKPFDLFEPSRKGRVKLYVRRVFITDDADLLPGYLRFIRGVVDSEDLPLNISREMLQNNPQLAQIRKAVATRVVNELESLAEKDAENFTKIWDAFGAVLKEGIYEDFERREKLLALSRFTTTSGEKRSLKDVVAAFKPNQTEIYYLVGDSIERLKSSPRLEAATARGIEVLLLSDPVDAFWTSMPMEFDGKPLKSLSQGDLNLDLIPRVDEKDEAKKDEPAADEAATIAVIKASLGERVSDVKASTRLTASASCLVASTEGPSRELERILAQQNRGMRTKPILEINLRHPMVAAITRAQAGSKLVDDLSLLLLEQAQILDGELPEDPAAFATRLNRLVLQGLGS
- a CDS encoding fatty acid desaturase, giving the protein MTDATVSKPGHRLKPLTPAMLRELSVRSNLKGSVRSLGHYGVIVLVGALIWKVDSSYGVLRALPLMAVQGYFVAFLFMAVHETAHKTAFRSRGLNLAVGYLSAFTIGLPYEYYCLFHWDHHRYTQDPEKDPELIVGVKPTSDTQLAIAYSGLLQVAGRLRLMLGHAVTGKVTVPWIPANKRAIIVLEARAYLALYIALLAMSLWFSSALLLWVWIIPLLIGQFFLRPYLYAEHTGCERTRSAFHNTRTTYTGAIVKWFAWNMPYHVEHHAYPTIPFHALPKLNGIVDDEIIYRGRGYIRTTRETWAWFRGQRQG